From a region of the Stenotrophomonas sp. BIO128-Bstrain genome:
- a CDS encoding DUF2271 domain-containing protein, giving the protein MRVTLTIALSGLLATSPAYATTLDINVEVPKLNVAEYHRPYVAVWLEGADQKVAANLSVWYQQTGNSEGHGTKWLPDLRQWWRKSGRTLEVPVDGVTGPTRPVGKHALSFNDKQPALKALAPGNYTLVVEAVREVGGRELLKIPFTWPVTAAQTGKAQGATELGLVTLSAKP; this is encoded by the coding sequence ATGCGCGTCACCCTGACCATCGCCCTGAGCGGCCTGCTGGCCACCTCGCCGGCCTATGCCACCACCCTGGACATCAATGTCGAGGTGCCCAAGCTCAACGTGGCCGAATACCACCGCCCCTATGTGGCCGTGTGGCTGGAAGGCGCCGACCAGAAGGTCGCCGCCAACCTGTCGGTCTGGTACCAGCAGACCGGCAACAGCGAGGGCCATGGCACCAAGTGGCTGCCCGACCTGCGCCAGTGGTGGCGCAAGAGCGGCCGCACGCTGGAGGTGCCGGTGGACGGCGTGACCGGTCCGACCCGCCCGGTCGGCAAGCATGCGCTGTCGTTCAACGACAAGCAGCCGGCGCTCAAGGCACTCGCCCCGGGCAACTACACCCTCGTGGTGGAAGCGGTGCGCGAAGTCGGCGGCCGCGAACTGCTCAAGATCCCCTTCACCTGGCCGGTCACGGCCGCACAGACGGGCAAGGCCCAGGGCGCGACCGAACTCGGTCTGGTCACCCTGTCCGCCAAGCCCTGA
- a CDS encoding FAD:protein FMN transferase, which yields MTNPDFDIAHLGGHTMGTTWQVKLAVARTRDLHPLHAGIQAQLDAIVAQMSTWEADSDIARFNRASAGEWQVLPPLFDTVMQCALEIAQRSGGAFDPTVGPLVALWGFGAQAQARRIPDADTLAATRARCGWERLQWQPGRLLQPGGLALDLSAIAKGFGVDQVSAWLRQNGVHAALVEVGGELHGFGHKPDGQPWRVLVESAPEEDAQATYPPRVLALTDRAVATSGDRWHHFEQSGEQFSHTLDPRIGAPVTRAAAAVTVVADSAMQADAWATALTVMGRDEGMAFARTHALAARFVGRGAHGSEESMSPAFEQLLADDRVGAA from the coding sequence ATGACCAATCCGGATTTCGACATCGCCCACCTCGGTGGCCACACCATGGGCACCACCTGGCAGGTAAAACTGGCCGTGGCGCGCACCCGCGACCTGCACCCGTTGCATGCCGGCATCCAGGCGCAGCTCGATGCCATCGTGGCGCAGATGAGCACGTGGGAAGCCGACAGCGATATCGCGCGCTTCAACCGTGCCTCCGCCGGTGAATGGCAGGTGCTGCCGCCGTTGTTCGATACGGTGATGCAGTGTGCGCTGGAGATCGCGCAGCGCAGCGGCGGCGCCTTCGATCCCACCGTGGGCCCGCTGGTGGCGCTGTGGGGGTTCGGGGCGCAGGCGCAGGCCCGGCGGATTCCCGATGCCGACACGCTGGCGGCAACGCGCGCGCGCTGTGGCTGGGAACGCCTGCAGTGGCAGCCCGGTCGCCTGCTGCAACCCGGCGGACTGGCACTGGATCTGTCGGCGATCGCCAAGGGCTTTGGTGTCGATCAGGTCAGCGCGTGGCTGCGCCAGAACGGGGTACACGCCGCATTGGTGGAGGTCGGCGGCGAGCTGCACGGGTTTGGGCACAAGCCCGATGGCCAGCCGTGGCGCGTGCTGGTGGAATCGGCACCGGAGGAAGACGCGCAGGCCACCTACCCGCCACGCGTGCTGGCACTGACGGACCGCGCGGTCGCCACCTCCGGTGATCGCTGGCACCACTTCGAGCAGAGCGGCGAGCAGTTCAGCCACACGCTGGATCCGCGCATCGGTGCGCCGGTCACGCGCGCTGCGGCGGCCGTCACCGTGGTTGCCGACAGCGCCATGCAGGCCGACGCCTGGGCCACGGCGCTGACCGTGATGGGCAGGGACGAGGGCATGGCATTTGCGCGCACCCATGCGCTGGCCGCACGCTTTGTCGGCCGTGGCGCGCACGGTAGCGAGGAATCCATGAGTCCTGCATTCGAGCAGTTGCTTGCCGACGATCGCGTGGGCGCGGCATGA
- a CDS encoding PepSY-associated TM helix domain-containing protein → MATSAPSSSVQQQRRGFWLRTLHQWHWISSAVCLIGMLLFAATGITLNHASRIEATPEVVSRQLELPADLLGKLGDRADGKAPIPRVASRWLDAQLGISIGRRPAEWSDGEIYLSMPSPGADAWLSIDRETGEVEYESTARGWVSYFNDLHKGRNAGPAWGWFLDIFAVACLVFCITGLFLLHLHARQRRMTWPLVGLGLLIPLLIALILIH, encoded by the coding sequence GTGGCCACCAGCGCTCCCTCTTCCAGCGTGCAACAACAACGCCGCGGCTTCTGGCTGCGCACGCTGCACCAGTGGCACTGGATCAGCTCGGCGGTGTGCCTGATCGGCATGCTGCTGTTCGCCGCGACCGGCATCACCTTGAACCACGCCTCCCGGATCGAAGCCACGCCGGAGGTGGTCAGCCGTCAGCTGGAACTGCCTGCCGACCTGCTCGGCAAGCTGGGCGACCGCGCCGATGGAAAGGCACCGATCCCGCGCGTGGCCAGCCGCTGGCTGGATGCACAGCTCGGCATCTCGATCGGGCGTCGCCCGGCCGAATGGTCCGATGGCGAAATCTATCTCTCCATGCCCAGCCCAGGCGCGGACGCATGGCTGAGCATCGACCGTGAAACGGGCGAGGTGGAGTACGAATCCACCGCGCGTGGCTGGGTGTCCTATTTCAACGATCTGCACAAAGGGCGCAATGCCGGGCCTGCCTGGGGCTGGTTCCTGGATATCTTCGCCGTGGCCTGCCTGGTGTTCTGCATCACCGGCCTGTTCCTGCTGCACCTGCATGCCCGCCAGCGCCGCATGACCTGGCCGCTGGTCGGCCTGGGCCTGCTGATCCCGCTGCTGATCGCCCTGATCCTCATCCACTGA
- a CDS encoding DUF4198 domain-containing protein, which produces MKRTLVLAAAMAAALPFSALAHKAWLQPSQTVIAGTNPWITVDAAVSNDLFYFNHVPLRLDNLVITAPDGSTVQPQNAATGKFRSVFDVELTQQGTYRLATINNGLSASWEEDGKPKRWRGTPATFATEVPKNARNLQVSQSVGRVETFVTNGTPNDTALKPTNQGIEMIALAHPNDLVAGEAARFRVLVDGKPAAGLDFEITRGGTRYRNAQEEIKVSTDAKGEFAVTWPEAGMYWLETGTEDSKTSIKEAKKRRLSYVATLEVLPE; this is translated from the coding sequence ATGAAGCGCACGCTCGTCCTCGCCGCCGCCATGGCCGCCGCACTTCCGTTCTCCGCCCTGGCCCACAAGGCCTGGCTGCAGCCCTCGCAGACCGTGATCGCGGGCACCAACCCGTGGATCACCGTCGATGCGGCGGTCTCCAACGACCTGTTCTACTTCAACCACGTGCCGCTGCGCCTGGACAACCTGGTCATCACCGCGCCCGACGGCAGCACCGTGCAGCCGCAGAACGCGGCGACCGGCAAGTTCCGCAGCGTGTTCGATGTCGAGCTGACCCAGCAGGGCACCTACCGCCTGGCCACGATCAACAACGGCCTGTCGGCCAGCTGGGAAGAAGACGGCAAGCCCAAGCGCTGGCGCGGCACCCCGGCCACCTTCGCCACCGAAGTCCCGAAAAACGCGAGGAACCTGCAGGTCTCGCAGTCGGTCGGCCGCGTGGAGACCTTCGTCACCAACGGCACCCCGAACGACACCGCGCTCAAGCCGACCAACCAGGGCATCGAGATGATCGCGCTGGCCCACCCGAACGATCTGGTCGCCGGTGAAGCCGCACGCTTCCGCGTGCTGGTCGACGGCAAGCCGGCCGCCGGCCTGGACTTCGAGATCACCCGCGGCGGCACCCGTTACCGCAACGCACAGGAAGAGATCAAGGTCAGTACCGATGCCAAGGGCGAGTTCGCCGTCACCTGGCCGGAAGCGGGCATGTACTGGCTGGAAACCGGCACCGAGGACAGCAAGACCTCGATCAAGGAAGCCAAGAAGCGTCGCCTGAGCTACGTGGCCACGCTGGAAGTGCTGCCGGAGTAA